CGGACGTGAGCGCGTCGGAGTTCGACGGGCTGGTCGTGCCCGGGGGCTGGGCGCCGGATAAGCTCCGGCGTTATCCGGAGGTGCTGGACCTGGTGCGCGGCGTTCATGCAGGGGGTGGGATCATCGGCGTTATCTGTCACGGCGGGTTGGTCCCTATCTCCGCCGGGATAGTCGGCGGCGTCCGGGCGACGGGTTCGCTCGGCATCAAGGACGACCTCGTGAACGCCGGAGCCGAGTGGGCCGATGAGGCCGCCTTCCGCGACGGGAACTTTGTCTGGG
This sequence is a window from Rubrobacter indicoceani. Protein-coding genes within it:
- a CDS encoding type 1 glutamine amidotransferase domain-containing protein, giving the protein MRLGEKKVAVLIAEGFEDLEYWVTVMRLREEGAEVVTVGMSLEPVKGKNALEGSADALAADVSASEFDGLVVPGGWAPDKLRRYPEVLDLVRGVHAGGGIIGVICHGGLVPISAGIVGGVRATGSLGIKDDLVNAGAEWADEAAFRDGNFVWGRVVPDIPDFCRELVEALA